CAATGCTATAATTTTATGGCTAACCAGCTGATTTTGACAATGTAGAAGCAAGAGCTTGGATTATACGTAATCTCTTAGACAAGGACGGACTATTCAAGCTGTCAAAGGAGGAAATTGAGACCATTTGCAATTTGACTAAAGGTATCTAGTGTACATGCTGTACAGGCTAAGTTCATTAGCATCTCTGCAGTACTACTGTAACTTTGAAGTTCTATTTGGATTTTGTATGTAAATTTCCTTGcttgataattttcttttacaggGTATTCAGGATCAGACATGAAAAACCTAGTGAAGGATGCTTCTATGGGTCCACTCAGAGAGGCTCTTAGACAAGGCATAGAAATTACAAAGCTAGAAAAGGAGGATATGCGGCCTGTAACTCTTCAGGTAAGAGAAAGCACCGTGCATATCAAGAAAACGTTTAGTATGTCTCCTCAGCTTGTTTGAGATTGTTTTGCTCATTTCATACAGGACTTTGAAAATGCATTGCAAGAGGTGAGGCCCTCAGTTTCCTTGAATGAACTAGGCACATATGATGAATGGAACAAGCAATTTGGAAGCCTATCACTCTAGGAATAAGTTTGATTAATGCAAGGGGAAAAGAAATCAATAGGTTCTAAGCAGTAGTTGGTGATGTTAATCAATATTCATTGACTTGTATACTAAGATGTGAGCAATTCACATGGAAATTTACTTGAACGCATGACGGTAGAAATTTTACGCACGACCAACCGTTGGAAAATTAGTTTAGCTAAAGTTTTTCAAGTCAATTTACTTTATCAAGAAAGACAATGTTTGGCCTACTCCTAATACTATTATATTATGCCTACTCTCCCCCAGCCCACCCCTTTCTTCCTAATTATAAAAGAAACCTGAATGAACATGTGAAGCAATCGTTCCAAACACGCATGTGCAATATTCTGACCACATCTTGAATAAATTAAACACCGGTCCTGTCTTCACAAGCACATGTTCTCTAATTCAATGGCACGTAATTCTGGATTATATTGGATACCCATGATTGATTATGATGATTGACTATAATATGCGTGGCTGGTGAAGGTCTATACAAAGATTAATGTATAATTTGTTGTATATAATCATCTCCCTTGTGTTTATATTACAAAACCAAGACATTGGCATGTTACAGCCCAACAGATCGTACGTCAGAAGCATTGACCTTGACtaatatacttatttattttggtatgaATAATATACTGAAATTTATAACTTTACCTCAGCCCCTCTCTTGCGAACTAAAACCTTTAGCCCGCCAGCCATGTGAGCTGTAAGGAGTGGTACAAAAACTGGCCGGTCTGGACCAATTGGTCTAAGTTCGAACCGCTTCAGAATGGAAGCCACAACATACTTCATTTGAATGAAAGCCATCTCCTTACCGAGACACACCCTTGGACCGGCGTGAAAGATTGGAAACTTGTAGGGGCACACATTCTTCAGTGCTCCTCCCTCCTTGTCCGGTTCAAGAAACCATCGATCCGGTTTGAACTCAAGCCGGTCCTTCCCCCACAATGCTTCCATTCTCCCCATCCCGTAAGGAAAGTAAGTCAACCTATCTCCTGCCCTCACAAAAGTGCCATCCGGCAACAAGTCATCGACTATAGCATGCTTGGAGTCCCAAGCCACGGGTGGGTAGAGCCTCATGGACTCACAAAGACAAGCCTTCAACAATCTCATTTCCCTTAGTGATTCATAATTCAACATTTCCCCTTCCACAAATTCTGTCTCTTTAACCACCTCTTGCTCTATATTGGGATGGGAAGAGAGCAACCAAAAGAGCCATGTCATTGCTGCCGAAGTTGTGTCCCTCCCTGCCATGATGAAGCTTATCATCATGTCTCTTATAACCTCATCTTCATGACCGGCTGAAATTAACCGAGATAGGAGATCTTCACTGCAAACCTCACCTTGattaatcttcttcttcctatTGTGAATTATACCAGTGATATAGGCATGAACTTTTTCAACAGCATCCTTTAGCTTCCGTTCGGATCCTACTCCAAGCCATCTTTTAGCCTTCCAAACAATGAAAAGAGGTGCAGCTCCACGCCTTGCACATACCCCTGATGCCATGTCAAAAGCTTTTGCAAGTGGCGAAATGGGTTGCGAAGGATCTAGGCTACACCGATCAATCCCCAATGAGACCTTACAAATCATATTGAATGCAAGTCGTCTTAGCAACTCCTGCAAGTCAACAACTCCATTGGAGGTAGCCAGTGACTCTAGTACTGGAAACAATTGGTTTTCCACTTCTTCCTTCAATGCATTCATCAGAAATTCTCTGAGGGACTTGGCGCGGAACTCGTGGCTGGCCAGCTTGCGCTGAGTGTGCCAAAGCTCTCCATCTACGTTGAATATACCACAGCCAAGAAAATCCCCAAGGATTTCAGTGAAGGGCTTGCCTTTGGGGAAGTTGTTAAAGTTTGTCTTGAGCATGTACTCTACGTTTTCTGGATTTGCGGTGACTATGGTCCGTGGTGCACCAAAACGGTTCACCACGATTGTGTTGGTTGCTGACTCCGTGAGGAGCTCAGTATACCAATCCAACAGACGCACACGATTCCTGTAGAAGGAAATCAAGCATCCAATGACAGGGTAGGTTGGCGGTCCATGGCTGGAAAGCTTTCGAACCCGCCGGAGTTCACATAAAATTACGTGAAAcaataaatagagaagaataggAAACAACATAAACGTTAGGGGCTTCAGTGTAGCAAGAGACATGAAGACTCCCATCTTAGCATGGAAATAACTGCAATGAGGTCTATAAGGGAAGCCTATTTATGCTTTTTGGACCTTGCAAAGTTGCAAGTGAGTCTTTGAGTGAGTTAGGTTCAGCTTTTtgatattgtgttttttaaaaaagtgagGGTTTTAAAAAGTGCTGtatgaaattgggttttttgtaaaagctgttaaaaagtattttttgaaaaagctgagtatTTGgttagcacttataaaagtagcagtttgagaaataaattaccaaaaatgacaatgtatatataaatagaattctttgttttaattacctctcttaatgcaagttatggacacaatattttcacaaaaatttcacaataaagtctatatgataagttgttaatggtagggaaaaaaaatgtcactaGTAGGTCTAGATGAGAACTAAAAACAACTTACTATGTAaactttattatgaaattgttataaaaatattctgtcaatattactatttttttctaaagaaaaatagtactagtttaaaaagtttagaaatataataaaatgtcacaatattttcacaatactaatttaaaattaatatttgtaaaataaaattttattaacacttattttttaaatgagttgTTCTAGGATTATACATGCACCTACAATTTTTTCCCCACCACATACTCTATAACATCACAGTTATGAAAAAGAAGTTGTGGAATAATCTGTGTTCTTACTCCCTATATTTTCTTCCACGTTGCtttacccaaacccaaaaactccctttttttttctttcacttttttctcATCCACTAGTTCacttcttcctcatcttcttattttccttttcttttacgTTCCTCCCAAACAAAGccccacacacacatacacaagtttctctctctctctctctctactccaTATTTTCCATTTATCAAAAACTCTACCAAatttgaaatgttttttttgAGATTAGAGATGTAAGacgtaaataaataaaaaaatagagaagagaagaagaagaagtaacactgtaaaagaagaagaagaagaagaagaagaagaagaagaagaggaggaggagaagcCGCAGCATAGCAGCATAGAGGAGCAGAAAAAACCATGGGCAATTTAGGAAAAAGAGAAACCCACCAAtggtaatatttttgttttgagaaaatgcgTTTGTGGATTTTGCAATTGCAGCTCAAAGCTATCGTGCCAAAACGTAGAAAACGCGCATTGGCCTTCACATTTCAAAACACAGTTTTTTAGAAAAAGCTGTGTTTAAAACCTTACCAAACGCAAATATTATCTTTTGGGTTTCAAAAAGCGCTTTTTACCAGAGGAAAGTACAAACAAACAGTCACTTTTGCTAATAACATATTCtttttgattaatttaattaattattttttctaatcaaGCTTTTGTATTTTAATGTGTATTCATAATTAAACGTGACTGTGAGCAGTTGTGCTTAAAGAAATAAGAATAATACCTACAATGATATGTGCAGTTGATACTAGTCGATGCTTATATATGAGAGCccatttttctatttgttttgccTTCAACGGTTAGTTTTAGAAAATGCTGAAGTATTCGGTTTAAACAATTCATATTCTCCAAAAGATGcttatttatctttttaaattctgtttctatatataaaaaaaaaattaattaaattcttaaTTTGAGCGCTTGTCATACAAATAACCTTACCCTTGTGCCAAGGGCTTTGACTACCGTAGGAGAGATTTTAGTACGACGCATAGAGTGATAATTCTTTCGGCAACGGCACATCGTTGGGAGGTATGGCAAAGATAATACCATGTTTGTTTTGAGGGAAGgaaagatataaaatataatccATTTATTTGAAATGTTATTATGATATAATAAAAGTAGATCCACGAGTTCAAAGCCCAAGACTTAATTGTCTAGGTTTAATGTGTTGGTACATTGTACTACCTTTGTAATACACATTGAGAAGTATTGTACTACCTTGGAAAATAAAGGaatagaaagaaatgaaaatgaatagaatgtaagtaatcttatttAGAAGCAACATGGAGAGAATGGAattgaatcattttatgacaatattactattagacccttattttaaaataaagggttgaatacataggggtattttgggagttttagtaaaaaaatcattaaatctaattccattccctcccattcctcccaatttcgaagggaataaaaatttgaggttttaagggaatagagaggaatgagtgttccctcctacctaTTCTATTTCCTCTCacttaaacttccaaacaagggaatgaactTTCCATTCCTTCCATTAAAACCCTCAAACAAGAGAAAGGAAGAATACTATAAACTCTCAAGCGGAGCCTAAatgtttctattaaaaatacctgaaattgttaatagagttacaaaactcttaattaATACCTTGTATTAGTAAAACTTTTGTATCTTTACTTAATGCATAATGCCCATATAAAGGCAGTCCATGTACACATATGAACAAAGACTAATAATACATATGGTAGGTCCCAGAGTCTAAGGCCCAAGACCTAATTATCTAAGTTTAGTATATAAATACATATTTGCTTTATATTGTATTGTCTATATAAAACATCCAATGTATAATTCTGAATACAAATTAATATATACAAACTTTTAGGGTTTAACAATTACATGATAAAGAGGGAAAAAGTGAGAAGAGAGAGGTGGGAGGCAAAACCATTTTGGCCTGCCTAAATCAATACCTTGTATTAGTAATACTTTTGTATTTTTACTTAATTCATAATGCCCATATAATGGCGCTCCATGTACACTTATGAACAAAGACTAATTACATATGGTAGGtccaaaggaaaattattaagtactctCGGAGTAACATAAATGCGTAGTcctccctctcacatgaatggtgggttcTACCATGAATTTACTTGGTGGggcccaccattcatgtgagaggagagagtatgcatttatggtactccgggagtacacaataattttctaGGTCCAAGATTCTAAAGCCTAAGACCTAATTATCTATtcagcaaaaaacaaaagacctAATTATTTAGGTTTAGTATATAAATACGTGTATGTCTTATATTGTATTGTCTATATAAAGCATCCAATGTACAGTTTTGaatacaaattaataaatacaAACTTTTAAGGTTTAACAATTACATGATAAAGAGGGAAAAAGTGAGAAGAGAAAGGTGGGAGGAAAAACCCTTTTGGCCTGCCTAAATCAATCCTCCAAGAGCTTTCAATGTATACTTTAAGACAATCTATTGCCATGAATGTTAATTGGTCTATTTTTATTGTATCTcggaccccaaaaaaaaaaagttgaggaGAGAAAGGGATGGAGTGTTAAGTGTTAACTATTAaggcaataaaataaaatgatcttTAAGTTTAGATAAGTTGaacaaagttttttatttttatacttagacctttttttttttctctctttttctttcttcctattAAATAACATGACGAGGTTAACTTCATTCAATCCGCCTTATTTCCTTCCATTTTCATCCTTCATATCAAATATAATCTTAGGAGATAAATTtaggattatttatttatttattattatttggagataagagtaatgttacatacacaaactattttacaacatttttacaaactgttgatgtaacaaatttttactagttctaataTAGGCCtatcactaacatcacatttttagttacaataactatttggaaaatgctaaagtcaCATCAgcagtttataaaaatgttataaaattgtttgtatttgtaacattactcttggagatgagtaatgctacatacacaaactattttacaacatttttacaaattgttgatgtggcaaattcttactagttctaataTGGACCTATCACTAACATCACATCTTTAGTTACAATAACtatttgaaaaatgctaaaactcaGAAAGCTTAGAAACCAAATAAGTCTAGTTAATGGAGCTCTTAAAGCATTTgtactattttaagaaaattttgatattacttttatgAGAGATAtaaaaagatgttaaaaacatcattttccTTCATCCAATATTTCCTTTTTAAAACTGTCTTACTCAAAAATTGGTGGACAATGTTTGACACACTCCATCCACATATGTATAATCGATGATACGATGAATATAACTTTTTCTGATAGCCATAAACTTGACACAATGGCATTATCTTCTTCTGGAATCCAATCTGACTCAATAATacttgaaaatagaaaaatatctGAGTGGGGATCAGCAATCTTTCTCCTCCAAACAGCCCATCATGTCTTTTATCTTTTAATATAATGCACCCAATAAGCCATGTGATGGAAATGCCTCCATAGTCTAGGTGACGCTACCGCTCTATTTCTTTTCCTTGACCTATCAAATTTTCCTACAAATGTATAATAACAACTTAATATGAACAAATTGAGCAATAGTAAAACAAATCGACGGCTGGGGTTCATAGATTATATAGGCAAAGTTCCGAAATGCTTGACTAATAACTACCCTATTATCCTGAGCCTACAAAGGACAATAGAGTAGGGTCTTAAAATTAAATGCACTCTTTTCAATCAGATCTACTTCCCCTTTAGAATGACAGGAGTTCCTAAAAATTTGAGGGATTGTTTATTACATGTATTCAAACAtatgtttttagattttaaacaatattacacatattttttcatttatacgtattttaaaaaaaattaaaaactgttatttaaacacacCTATCAAACAGGCCTGACCAACTCCCAATCATAATCTCCACCGCTGTGTcaattttcttatgtttcttGTAGCcaactacatatatatatatatatatatatatatatatatttagagagtttcaacctatgacgtccactcctgatgataactctttattatcagaccaagacaccaattagttttggtgtaggcggggattgaaccccagatctcttatacaatcatcagaaactttaccagttgagtggAACTCAcaaccacatatatatatatatatatatagagagagagagagagagagagagagagagagagagagagagagccctaGTCCCTAAACAAAATGTGACCAAATTCACCGAAAtattaaagaaaagcaaaaaaaaacatgtaatggCCCATACGGGTATGGTGTGTGGACCACTAGTTGTGGCTTATAATTatgtcaactttttttttcttcaaaatatagGTCCGAAATTAAGTGTGAATGATTGGAATATATGAATTAACAACTGATTTGATGAGAGGGGCTACAATTAAGAATTTTCCGAAGTAGTTGCAATTTTATAATTGGGAAAACATTTTCATACTCTGCAGCAGAagaaagcaatatatatatatacggtTCATAATGAACCTTTTGTTTAGTGGAAAAGGGGTGCAAATCTAGGGTCCAAAATAGGTCACCCACATTACTATTCAGCCACAGTGCAAAATTTTTGGTGGTGTTTtattaagtgggtcatttcttAGCATGTGCCATAACATGGCACATGCAGACAAGCATTGGTGTTTGAAAGTACCCTAGGAAAGTGACACCAGAATAATTCATCTACAGATGCTTTTGGAAACTCAAGAAAGGATTGGTGCTTGGTGGAGAAAAGAATGGTTAAAAATAATTGATTAGTTAAAAGGATTAGAAATAATGATATACCTTTTGTTTTTTAGGAAACGATTCCACTGGCTCACACTCAAGTGAAGTTTTCATATTAATATTATACTCTATACCATGGAAAATATTGGAAAGAGGAAATAGAAACACTATAGTTTATacccttcaatttttttatttttgtcatttagcTTTAATTTCTATTGAACCAAGCAGCTATTTTGGATTGTAACTAGTAAGACTCACATTATTAGCGGATCCCACATATTTTTGTCTTCATAGCTCGTTCCTTTCCTTTTTAAGTTTCTTATTTGGAGTTCAACCAATCTTAACCATTAAAGACAAATATTTAACGGTTGAGATGGTGTGAAACAATCCATGAGTATACATATACTATATCCTCCTCCTCTCAGGTTCTCACACAAGAATGAGCTGGATCCCTGTACATAGAGCCCACCCTCACTTGAAATGAGAGAGATGTACTACAATGGCAGCTGGATATGACCAGACCAAAATGGCTTCAATTGACCATTGATTGGATTGAATTATAACATGTGGAAAatcttaaaggaaaaaataaacacCTGGTGCAACCAAGGTCATACAATAGAGCCTATCGTTGGGCCTGCAAAGATCATAGTTGCCTGATAAAAGCATGGCTGATTAGAGACCATGCATATAAGCCCTGATAGGATAGCTTTTAACATCCATCAAGTAAAAATCTTCGTACTGTCTGGGGTCATGGAATAAGCCAAACTTTGGGCCTGCAAAGGTCATAACTGTTGGCAAATAAGACACAAGGTTGATGAGAGTTTTGAACTGCCACTTGCACACCAcagaatatttataaaaaaaaaaaatcccactaaATGGTATCCAACATGCtgaaattattgtttttgtaaatgaGATTAAGGAAAACAAAGGGGGTCAATTTAACTAGGAGT
This DNA window, taken from Quercus robur chromosome 2, dhQueRobu3.1, whole genome shotgun sequence, encodes the following:
- the LOC126714605 gene encoding cytochrome P450 94B3-like translates to MGVFMSLATLKPLTFMLFPILLYLLFHVILCELRRVRKLSSHGPPTYPVIGCLISFYRNRVRLLDWYTELLTESATNTIVVNRFGAPRTIVTANPENVEYMLKTNFNNFPKGKPFTEILGDFLGCGIFNVDGELWHTQRKLASHEFRAKSLREFLMNALKEEVENQLFPVLESLATSNGVVDLQELLRRLAFNMICKVSLGIDRCSLDPSQPISPLAKAFDMASGVCARRGAAPLFIVWKAKRWLGVGSERKLKDAVEKVHAYITGIIHNRKKKINQGEVCSEDLLSRLISAGHEDEVIRDMMISFIMAGRDTTSAAMTWLFWLLSSHPNIEQEVVKETEFVEGEMLNYESLREMRLLKACLCESMRLYPPVAWDSKHAIVDDLLPDGTFVRAGDRLTYFPYGMGRMEALWGKDRLEFKPDRWFLEPDKEGGALKNVCPYKFPIFHAGPRVCLGKEMAFIQMKYVVASILKRFELRPIGPDRPVFVPLLTAHMAGGLKVLVRKRGAEVKL